Part of the Xenopus laevis strain J_2021 chromosome 2S, Xenopus_laevis_v10.1, whole genome shotgun sequence genome is shown below.
TAACGGCACAAAGCCTTAGGCCAAGTGTTTTCATTCAAATTATGGAACTTCAAGTTAATGTCTAGGACTGGAATTGTTTCCTGTGTCATTGAATGGAAAATGCAGCACAGCTCTTTGCACCAGTGATTAAGGACAGCACCAGATTTATCTCAGGTGCTACCCTAGACATGGCTCCCCTTACCCAACCACTCTCCTACCAATTTGGCACATGCAAAATAATAAGTgtgcaggactgtatttaggtccgatgctgtcCTCGGAACCGAACGTAAACACGCCCCTACATGGCCGTGgcggtgacgtcacttccggcaACCAGCCGGCCCTCTATGCTTCACCCCCCCAGCTCTTTCACCCTTTTACCTATGGAAATTCGTGGAAAAGGCCgggcaattattatttttttttaatttaaaaaatacatttataggcacctgagggccaccCCAAaaacctgctgccctaggcacaggccgctgggtgccttaatataaatacggccATGAGTGTGTGTAATATCATAATGtgagcactatggggcaaatttatcaaaggtcgaattgaaaattctaatttaaatatttgagttttcaagtttattttagtgtaattcaaccaGAGAATACttgtgatgacagtatcccttaaagttcTACAATCATAAGAACTAATGCTAATAAATGCAGGGTACAGTAATTTAGTTGATTGTATGAATAAAAAGCCTAGTTAAGAACGGATTTCCTTTAGTCAGCTGCATATACTCACAGTCAGTGCATGGCTTCTCAGGTGCTCCTGTCGGGTAAATCTTTTCCGACAAACGTCACAGGGATAAGGCCGCTCACCAGTGTGAGAACGGATGTGGCGTTTCAGGATCCCTTTCTGCTTGGCTGTGTATGGACAGAATGGACACTTGTGCAGCTTGATAGGAACAACTaggacatcccctttaagaaaaggtAAGAAGAACACATGAGTGTgcaacccccattttatgtttttcagcggaccaggaaaaattatgtaaaatcatggaaatttGTTAACACAACTTTTTCTTCAAGGATATAAGCACGAGTCAGTTtgactttgagatacaatatttactgtgttaataacaagggttaaacattgcagcatCAATGTTACACTATgtggggcatgtgcaaggcctctctgtcagtcacatacacaacctaaagcaataagtgattgttatattttaaacctctttatttgactaataacattcacaaacagaaattttTGGGTAGATCAGGACAAAAttgttatgtaaaatccaggaaaacattacttaaaatcaggttaATGtacccactgaaatgcattataaattggtgggaccacaaataaaaattgtaaaatgcaggagaacttaaaatcagggtacttaaaatcgaggtttcgtTGTAGTTTCCAAAGAATTAAAGTCTTCATGGTTCAAGTCTGCATTTTAATTGGgattgccaaaagttaggcacgccCAAGTGATTATATGTACTCACctcacaccctgggccggtgctcctatcaggagaaaactgcaccggtctggggttTCTTCCAGTGAGTACCACAGAGCAGACTGGCTTCCCTCTTTCTTCAAATATCCCGGGGCAGGCGTGTCCGCAGTATAGCCGTCTTCTTTGTTAAAGTTGGGCTTTTACacgctactgcacatgctcacccgtgcaaagaaagaagaagctggaagccgATCACTCCGtgatgctcactggaagaaccccaatgttggtgcagttttctgctgataggagcaccggcccggggtgtgaggTGAGTATACACAATCACTTgcgggtgcctaacttttggcagctCCAAGTAAAgtcagcctttccttttcctttaatgattgAGATAAGTTGAAATGCAGCCACTTCAACTAGTTGGATCACAACCCAGTAGTGCATTTCTATGCCAGTTGCTATTTCATTATGCACTATGTGAACCAACCAAATGATTAATTTATAATGCAACGCATGATGCAAAGTGCACTTTTTAAATGCGGTTCATCATtctttccccacaatgcagtgtttttcacccagaattccagcataatttctGCATCAACAGTGTGATGCAAGCAACATTAGCAGAGTGGGCATCGCACACAAGTTAGTAATGGCTACTGATGTGACCTGccaggggaaccctggaattactgccatatCCAGAATGGAGGTAATTCCAGGTTAAACACAAGTCAACAAAGCATGCGTATACAATTCCTCAGAGCAAACTGGGTGCATTAATGATCCTGCAAAACACTAAAGggcatatatttgtatataagttTGTAGCTTTTTTGTGATTTAAGAAATTCGCAGCTATAACCACAAATCTATATTttccaaattaaaattttcactattttggattatggCACATGGGATAAATCTGCTCTATCACAAGTGACAAATATACTGAAATGCTTTCtcactggcaataatgtaaattgccaagGGAAAACATATGCTTTGCTTTCTGAAGCTGCCTCTTTTTGAATGGGTTTAAGTGCACAATTTTATCTTGTATTATCTCCCCCAGCTCTGCTGAATTTTAAGGGATCTCTCTTATTTGGAAACACGATATCCATAAagcattttacacaaataattctattttctaAGAATTATTTCTTGTTATCTATTATAAACCAGTAAATTGTGCTTGTTTCTAACCAAGCTGTATAAATTGGTATTGGTGgcaaaaacatttgtattgggtttatttaatttttcaagtttttcagtaGACTTGTGATCCATAACTTACAAAAACACCTTGTGTCTGGAAATCCCCAGAATCAAAGTGTTCTGGATAATAACTCTTCTGCCTGCATTATAGGGTATGAAAAATACAgctttatataatacaaaaaccCTCTTATGGTCCATTACCTGTGTCTTCCCCAAAACAGTCACCTTGAATATCCATCATAGAGCTCATTGGGACACCAGTATCTTCTTGACGAGATTCAAAGTCCCGTGGAAAATGATGCACTGCATCATCCTTCCTCTGGGAAGaactatttctcaaaagagcctcAAGAAATTGCTTCATGTGATAGTTATTGCATGCTATATCAACCCCAGATGCAGAATGCAGACCTTCCTCTCCCTGTTCCAGTCCTGTAGGAATATGGTAGGTTTGTACACCCTCTGACACCTCCACAACATCAGAGTCAAATTCCTCTTTTGGTTCTACTGCTTTGTTGGAACTTTTACTTTCATTGGAGCCGTCGGTTGGGTGATGTTTTACCATCAGCTCTATAGAGTTGCAACTACTGCAGTCGCCACCGGGTGGATCTTTCTGGCAGTCACTGTCATTTTCTTTCTCAGGTGAGGCCCCCAGCTCTGCTTCTCTTCCACTATTTATGCCATCACTGCCACTGTCTGCCTGTCCAAAGGAACTTTCCTTCTCAATCTTCCGGCATATGTCTAATGAAGAGTGGATATAGGCTTTACAGAAGTTGACCACATCTGTCATCTGCAGATAACTAGCCGCACTCATAACTTCGATTACATTTTCTCCACACACGTTCAGCTTGCCTGAATAAAGAAAGTCCAGGATGGTAGAGAATGCCTCTGATGTGACAATATCCAGAGAGGCTGTGCTGTGTCTCCCGCTGTCCTGAATATAGTGAACTAGCATGGCTCGAAAATAACCACTGTTCGCAAACAAAACATT
Proteins encoded:
- the LOC121400592 gene encoding zinc finger and BTB domain-containing protein 8B-like isoform X1, producing MSGEAVLLESKRWVLSGLRGVEAAFRDCGLTRRYFCVGAMEMSSYYTKLLGELNEQRKRDFFCDCSIIVEGRIFKAHRNVLFANSGYFRAMLVHYIQDSGRHSTASLDIVTSEAFSTILDFLYSGKLNVCGENVIEVMSAASYLQMTDVVNFCKAYIHSSLDICRKIEKESSFGQADSGSDGINSGREAELGASPEKENDSDCQKDPPGGDCSSCNSIELMVKHHPTDGSNESKSSNKAVEPKEEFDSDVVEVSEGVQTYHIPTGLEQGEEGLHSASGVDIACNNYHMKQFLEALLRNSSSQRKDDAVHHFPRDFESRQEDTGVPMSSMMDIQGDCFGEDTGDVLVVPIKLHKCPFCPYTAKQKGILKRHIRSHTGERPYPCDVCRKRFTRQEHLRSHALTVSICS
- the LOC121400592 gene encoding zinc finger and BTB domain-containing protein 8B-like isoform X2, with product MEMSSYYTKLLGELNEQRKRDFFCDCSIIVEGRIFKAHRNVLFANSGYFRAMLVHYIQDSGRHSTASLDIVTSEAFSTILDFLYSGKLNVCGENVIEVMSAASYLQMTDVVNFCKAYIHSSLDICRKIEKESSFGQADSGSDGINSGREAELGASPEKENDSDCQKDPPGGDCSSCNSIELMVKHHPTDGSNESKSSNKAVEPKEEFDSDVVEVSEGVQTYHIPTGLEQGEEGLHSASGVDIACNNYHMKQFLEALLRNSSSQRKDDAVHHFPRDFESRQEDTGVPMSSMMDIQGDCFGEDTGDVLVVPIKLHKCPFCPYTAKQKGILKRHIRSHTGERPYPCDVCRKRFTRQEHLRSHALTVSICS